The genomic DNA TAATAACAAGAAACAACATCGATGAAACACATCATTAATTTTATGTAGAAAGATATAGCATGTTTCCACCTTAGTACACGAACATTTAATTATAAGAAACATCGAACGTTTCCACCTCACACGAACACgtcaaatatattttaaccatgaaaaaaggaaacaagCTCCGATGCCTCGGTTTTATTTGATGGAATCTATCCTCTTGCACTCCCTCATTTGGTTTTAACTGTGGTTGTTGTACCAAAACTGGGATTGGAGATAATCTATAATTTTCTTGTCCACCTGAAAAGCCTTGGTCAAGACCTTCGAGTTAATCGGTGGCTTAGATCCAAACACGGCATTAGCAATTGTTATGACACCGGGGTTCTGGCTGCTCAAGCTCGAGATTGCGACTGCGGCAGTCTTCCCTATGTTGAGTTGGAAGTGAATCATCGCGAATGGGAAGACAAACACGTCTCCAGGCTTCAGGATTTGGGTGACGAGCCTGTTTCCGAGCTGGTTTGACAAGACGAACCCAACATAGAGCTCGCCCTGGACGCACATGATGACCTCAGTTGCACGAGGGTGGATGTGAGGTGGGTTCAGGCCAGAAGGGGCATAGTCAATGCGGGCCAAAGAAATCCCTAGAGTGTTAAGACCCGGGAGCTGGTCAACAGCAACCATAGTCACAATGGACCCGACACTGTTGTTAGTATTCCGGGGAATGTTGATTCCCCGGAAGAGGAAGTCATCGGCGACTGTAAGGTTTGGATTCTTGCAGAATTTTCCATTTACAAATACTGCATAAAAAGATGACAATTagaacatatatatctaatgaTATACAAAAGATGCATCCATGTGAATTGTTTCCCATGGGCAGCATCGAATAATTGGAAGGAAGCTTTGTTTAGTGTTTGCATGCATATTAGCTAGGATGTACGTGACGGACtgaaatatatagataatacaTATGacacaaatataaatataaacataGATATATCTAGATATGTAAATACCAGCATTTTTGGGCTCATCTACGGCCACACAAATGTCCTGAAGTTGACTAGGATCAAATGCAAAGCTGCTCGAGATTGCCAACGCACTCACGAGTAAGGCTACAAAGAGCTTCATTGTATATATCAAAGTAGGACTTAGTTATATGGGAGAAAAGGTGATCGATAGTACCTTCGCAGCTATCACAAGCCTATTTATAGATAAGAGGCACTGACAAGGTACACACATTTCCGCAGCTGCGGGTGCCTCAGGTGGATTTAAGGTCAATTGTTTAATTGATAACTGATAATCAGGACGAAACATTCTACAACTACTACAAAAACAAATGATAAGCCAAAAAGATAATCCATATTATATGTAACGTGtggatatatttaatttgctCATTAGTTTGATTAAGTTCTTGATTAATTATTCCCTCCACGATCTCACCGAAGAatatactctctttttttaggTGAACAGGGGAGGTCCATGGATCTcgtataattaaaataagggatttttatctaaaatgacATATAGTTTAcctgttttgtcaaatctatcatatgcttttttttgttaaatctatcccatggtttactttttgcatcaaatttatcacagcgttatctttttcatcgacatctaacggtcgtgctgacgtggcacgtggagagatagtgggccacacttgccacgtgggcgTCACGTTAGCATGGCCGTTAAATGTGGACAAAAAAGATAACGCCagaatagatttgatgcaaaaagtaaaccatatgatagatttgacaaaaaaaaacatatgatagatttgacaaaacgggtaaaccattggtcattttaggtaaattctccTTAAAATAAAGAGCTAAATAAATAGACACTGATAATACTACTGACGAAACTTGAATTTAAGACCTCTTGATTCCTAATAAGGGTGAGCACCGCCACCCTACAATtccttaaaagaaaaaacttatTTTATATGGAGaagtacataaaaaaaaattcacgtaCAGTTATAGAAAAAATGCAAGGTGTATAGAGcctaacttttctttttctttttctaatgatcaaatgaactatatatatatatatacatacacttTATATccactaaaaaataaattacatatcCCTAATTCGACCAAgatttaataatatgaaagtTTTAAATTACATTCGAAGCTTCCGAGGTTGAAAACTCAACTCTTATTCCAATctacgagagagagagagagagagagagagagagagagagagagagagagattagtAGCTTTATTCAACTACTAAAGAAATCATAGGGAAGATATCATTCACCTAATGGAAGAGGACAGACACATAACACCAATGGATAAAAGagtgattaatatatatttttttttataaaaaaaagtagttATGATTGTTTTGTCGGTTTATAAAGGAGATCTATGagtccaaaaaaagaaaatagaaacatGTACGGCGTAACtaatttcattgatgaaaaTCGACCTTAGAAACTTTTCATTTCTGGCGAGGACACTGCTACAAAATAagtgatatatatatcaatagaTATCTTTACTAATGGAAGAGAAAATGTTAATAAACGGAGTTATAACAAGAAGTTCTTTAGTCATTAGTATGAAATTATCTATTTTCATGGGTGAGATTTAGCTATGATGAGTATTAGTTGTCCATTTGTATAGATTTCTGAATATTACCCTCAGCAAAAGTCCATTAGGTTTGTCCTACTCCAATCCAACTATTGCCAACTAGTCTTGACTGAAGGTATAATCTAAATTAGCCTTTTATCAAtgaatatttcattttacCACCGGAAATTGTCTATTAGTTAATGTCATTTATTTTGTAGTACATGCGTTATTGCActgtgttttcttttctctcttagtttttaatttacatttttctttccacATCAGTTAACAATGTTTGCATTTAATAAATTCCAACTTTTTCTCTAAACCTATGCCCTAACGGcagattattaaaaaaaaaaagggaactgaattttctaaaatttaattttatcagTACGTGcatgcatttattttattttgaaattgatacaATATTCATGGTAAGTTATGTAATTTATTCTATGCATTAAGAGCATAGGCTAGAAAagttatctatatatatatatgtgtgtgtgtgtgtgtgtgttacataatttaaaagtaaaattatctttttgaGCATTCAAACGGTCGCACCCACCCATATAGATAATCGATAATACGTACATAAATAACGTATATCTTTTGACAAATTCTACGACATGTGTGTGCACATGGAACGGAGTAATCTACATGCATATGCAGGGATGGTGCGAGGGATCGAGGAATAGCAGTCAACTCCatgttataaaaaaattatatattgttattCAAATTTAATGAGATAATTTATGTTTGTTCCCGTAATTCGGAATACTTACAATCTTATTCCCCTCCCTATAATAGAATTATGCTTCTGTCCTGGGCATATGTATAGtattatttcctaaaatataaatataaatatttatattgcTAAATTTTTACTGAATTTATAAGTAATTGGATTCATATCAATCCCATAAATTTGAGATACAACTTGGGCGAGAGGAGAAGGATTAATTCACTATGAGGTGAGCCTTTATTCCTCACTTGAACTTTGCTAACAACCACAATGCGGACTTCCCCTTCCGCTCTCAAAGTAAAGACCACGAGCTTCACATTTAAGCCAAACACAAGACACACTTTAATTACTCTCAATAATAGACCGCATCACTggcaaaaacaaataaataaataaaccatAATCAGTTTTTGATAccctattaaatttttattgattttctgAACGATTAGACACACAATCATTTTAAAAGCCGTAAAAGGATAATGAGTTCAatcatttcttaattttttaagttgAGACTCTAActctattatattttcattgatACGAAAATAGATGCAAGTATTTGCACATGGAACGGAGTAATACACATTACTATAATCTATGATTTTGCATCAAAGTTAATTTTTCATGCACCtattaaactatatatatatatgtatatatacatatgtgtaGGCGGATGTAGGACCCTCAAACTAGTGGGTTTAAGGTACAATCtagttttatttaataaaatattttataatttcattataatattaatattgcAAAGAagaacataaataaaaattcaatcacCTCAATCTATGAATATATTAAAACATCTCACAGTCGTACTAACTTTGTTTTTTTATCCATTTGTTTTAAATAGAGAACAATAATATTTGTAATTGCAATTATCCATAAATTATATAgtagattaaaaaattaatcggAAAAGAAATTGAACTTATCGAAGCACGAGAGGGATCGAAAAACGTACCGATTAACTtcaaggagagagagaaaattgtGTTTCAGGTGGtactagtttttttttgggtaaattgcaccagtggtccaaaatgttttacaaatgtttcatgatggtccaaaaagatttttttgctacatgatggtacaaaatgtttcaaagttgtttcatgatggtacaaaccgtcaactcgagctgacgccgttaacattttgctgacgtggcatgtcctatgtgtcacttttgtttcgtggaaccaatcatagtgcgccacgtcatttaagacaaaataaaattttaaaaagtccaaaaaaatacaaaaaataatttaaaaaatataaaaaaagagtaaaaatttgaaaaaaaaatatatattttttaaaattttgaaattttaaaattattttaaaaaatttaaaattttttaaatttttaaaaaaaatataaaaaaatacaaaaaaagagtaaaaatttagaaaaaaaaataaaaaaaaattattttgaaattttgaaattttgaaagttttaaaattctttttaaaaatttaattttttccctttttttttatttttcccctcctttttaaattttctccccctttcccctttcctcttccccttcttttccctttcctcttccccttcttttccctttcctcttccccttcttttcccttttccttttccttttcccttttcccttttcccttccccgtttccccttctttttccccgtttttcccttttccccttctttttttttttccccttttttgccttctttcccctttttcggccacgtcagcaaggaggtgacacgtaatagtcacgtcagcgtcggcttgacggcgtcaagctcgagttgacggtttgtaccatcataaaacaactttgaaacattttgtatcatcatgtagcaaaaaaaactttttggaccatcatgaaacatttgtaaaatattttggaccaccggtacaatttaccctttttttttccggtaggGGTACTAGTTTTGATTTTCCGTCTAGTCAATCATGATAGCCATTTCCCTTTTCGCTGAAAAggctctttctttctttttctttttttttctcaatcatAATGAATGCATATAAGTCtagtataaatataaaaaataaaaaaataaatgatacaTAAATTTCACTAGTAAAGATCGAAATCCTTCAACGGACCTCTTTCTTTATTCTGTGTCCTTCTGTaaaatatagtatatataCTATTAGACAGAGAATTGGGAAGATGCTAAAATTGTAGTAGATGATGTAGAatagagaaattttttatattcttttaggTGACCCATACTTTTacctgttttctttttttcttttagctgtgaaagagaattaaataataaaatgggttcatttttcacttaacatcacaatttctttgataatttttcaatactaacgggacaaaaataaaaaaaattctgtaATAATAAGTTCTTTAATGAGATTTGTCAAAGTTTAGTAGATCAGTTGAACCACTATCCAAAGGGTGGatccacacacacatatatatatatatacacatatatatttgtatgctTTGAAAAAGATCATCACATACCTTACGACCTGCTACATATGACATAAAATAGACCATCGAACCCCCgagaaaatcaaaagaaaatgggaAACGAAAGCAATATATGTCTTAGATGTTGTCTCTATCTATACCGAAGAAATATTCAGTTAATAAATTACCACCAAGCCTCTCAATTTTCCCCACTTGTGCTGagacatataaatatatgtttaaAGAGTACTCTTCCCCCTGGTTCCTGCCCGGTGCACCTTAGAAACTTATGCTTACAAGCAACATATTCAACCGTAGAAACTTATGCTTACAAGCAACATATTCAACTAGCTTGgccaaaattttaattatgtatTTACTACTTTGTGTATATTTAATCTATAAAAAGGTAATCGTCGTGGCGTCATTAGGTATAAATCATATTCTTCAATTACTTAACCGCACAGAAAAGGATGTCTAGGTATAAATCATattctttaattatttaacCCATAGAAAGGATCTCAAGATGGGCGTGAGAggatcatatataaatttttgtgACAAAGCCAAACGTACGTAATCACCTTCTTGCATATGAATATGATGTCAATACGCATATGTGCACATAGACGTCGCATTGGACCATGCTCTTGATCTTTCCGATCAATTCTTGGGTTGGGCCATAATTCAAGCCCTATCCTCTTCTATGTATAATTCACGTCGAGATGGACGTGAGGACCATGCATAAGTTTTGTTACAAAGCCGAGCATACTTATTCACCTTCTTGCATATGAATACGATGTGTGCGCACCcaaattttatctcgtcggggcacgcatgcgcacgcctatgcaacgcagcttgggagtgtccaccttcccggggacgcgcgacgaacgcacgtgagaaggagtcgccacttgccattttacgactcgaaggtcgagggccaacAAGTTATCcaagtctaggggtacggggtacacctaattgctaaggcatatggtatGCGAAACTCGagatttcgaattcgggggttctgttacatgcgagtctatatctcgcacgccctattAGTACTCTACCTTGTCtagacttgccattttaatttaattaccgcttaattaagttccgctcatcttacgcgttttgacaccgtaaattcgaagaaaacactccgaccgtccgcTCTCCGACCGAGATTCCtgcatgaataaatgtacaacataaacccttacattgttctctcaaataaataaaatacaaattacaacaactaaATCTCGATCggtttgcgtccggttattattccactcgtacTCATCGTGTGGTTTAAAAAGattggaattgaaattaagatatgcgctcagtgttaggggattggaccccgtgatctacgattggggcgttggaccccgtatggatcgtatcctaaaggatcgggctcgatccgcttaacaaacaagtgcaagaatgtaacaagcgggcacaaataaacaaacaatagGGTTTTGTTATTATCGAATTTACGTaaattaaccgattattaaccggggtatcttggcatgcaaatcctaccctaaagcagacaaagtgggtacagggtgtgaatcgatcaaggatcgcctcgAAAAGGTATTCCGCATTTGGCACTATTTTCCGAGGACCTGACATACGTaatgtctgtagtcaagtaTTGTGTTTGTGAGTTGCTTTTAGGATTGTTCTATATTGTaacactacggttgttacaagTTATTACCGAACATGGATTCCGCCCACAAGTCCTAGAACCTAGTGTCTATCCCGCTATTGCCCGTTTTTGTCTTAACCAAgtacacaattagtccggtatttgtaatttgaaccaatccacccgaactaactacccgagactatgctagaataacaaaaactcatcggtcggatagagcgggctatgcagatgaacctgcgcctagacaggtagcccatccctatCCTGATACCGtaatgtttctcttattctaaccctagggatgtcgctaagttgcaaatagacgattttgccctcgaggtgaaaattatttttggaaaagagatattacgcggtgcgggccacctcggcctgtgaccggcgctaaccgatcccctggaccttccagggttgtcaagaaccctaaaaagcCAAaggatcggttaatctatccggaagtgatttaaaaagaacttccacgccccgacctgagtttcctgaaatcaggtgaggcctcgagttaagacgcgcaagtcctccCTAAACGTCCATATCACATCGAGCCACGTGTCTcggattttataaaatttgccatttttgagaagggcaccaacgcatgtttgcaacctatcgatgCGTattaccggtttattaccaattagtgcaaaattattagggctaagtgagttaattaatcgcatgaacgtcAATTACCtcattagtgaaattattgattaaattaattaatgttttgccagatgctctaaatatgcggtgcgaatcctaattcccgaccgtcttgagatttaaaaattaactttaggtcgagtttgcatgattaaaccaattcatgtggggttttcaattaaaaagaaCGCGTCTAAACACGGAGCAATAATACATGATCatatcaaacacgataaacatacatattttatatagtcGGTGCCGTCATGATCACGAGAAAGCGCATACAAGCATACACGGATataatattaacggaatcgataaaacgataccgactcatggaagcgggaaaacataaaaagagCACGTATTATCATATTATATACACATAAAGAACGAGACAAAAGCATAATAAATGAGGACATGCACATCGTCGGCCGGAGATCCAAGTAGAAGGGATtggacattttagaaaatgtccaaggactgaattgaacaatttcaaaagaaccGGGCTGATTTGGAAATTCGGTCAAAGTttcagggactaaactgaaacaaaacgaaaagttctttgggatgatcgaaaaattccaaaaaattcagggactgcTTGGAAAAGGctaaaatggcccaggacttGTTAAAAACGAATTTGGAAGTTgggggctgatctgaaaagtggaaaatgtttcagggactaaactgaaacagattgaaaagtttcctggaataattgaaaaattctagaaaattcAGGGATTGATCGGAAAACGCTAAAAATGCCCCTGGACTTGTTTGAgacgaatttgaaaattgggggctgatctgaaaagtgaaaaaaaggtCGCAAGGACTGAACTGAGACAAACtgaaaagtttataaaaatgagttttaaaaattattcagCTCATCGACACGATCCACGAATGTTCATTCCGCATTATCATCATCCAAGCAAGCATTAATGTTCgaaaatggagccctaaacatgccactaagtcgagttTTCATACCTTTCCCGAGTTAATATCGGGGGGAACCGCGTAAACTTCGCAAACCCTTCAAAACTTCTACAAAACAGCACAAAAGAACCTTCAAAAGATAGAAATGGATAGCCATAGCAACAGGTAATGACGATCGAGAGTAAAAATGAACAAGAGTAAAAGAGAGGGGGAGACTTAGCTTCGGAGGCAAGCGTCAACTCGACGGCAATGAGCACCGGCATGAGAGCATGAATTTGGGCAGCAACGTGAAGCATCTCCAGGGGAGAGATTCGTGAGCTGAGGGAGCCGTTCATATGTGAGCTAAGGGTCGGTTTTTGTGAGCCGAAGGGAGTTTTTCGAGCTGAGCAGCAAAGAGAGAACTGAGGGCGTGGGATGTGAAAGGGAGTTGAGAGTGCTGTGATGGAATTGAGCTGAGGACTCCGGAGGTGAGCTGAGGGCGGCGTGAAGTGATGACCATGAGTCGAGAGCTGAAGATTGCAAGCGAGTTGAGGGTGAAGGGAGCCGAAGGGTGTGAGCTGAGGGAAAAGCCAGGACatctgttctctctctctctctctctcacacacacacacacatatatattttacggGCGTTCATTTTGgacaaaattcaatttctcgacATATATTGACATTGTCGGAGCGAGTACTTCGAAAATGAGAAATTCGATGAATAATCGACTCAATGAAAGTTCCAATTTGAGTCGACGAAGGTTGAATCTCGATAAAAATTGATATCGGACCTTCGCAACATGTCGGTCGTGATTAAtcgattattttttaatttctcatatttttAATCAGATATCCAAAAAATGTTTCAGGACCActattgtgttcagaaaaattcaaggatcgacattatgcagaaaaatatttttcaatccaACGCATTGCCCCGAATTTTGAAAGATTGAAGTTGACGCAAGTAAGGCCTGAAATCCTCGTGTTTTCAATCGgatatccaaaaaataattcagGACCaccattgtgttcagaaaaattcatggatcgatattatgcataacaaaattattttggtCTCGAGTTTTGTTtcggattttgaaattcgaattTGACGGGCGTAAGGCTTGAGAACGTCCCGtggaaaatttttttaaaaaaatgcaaaaattggtgttaaattaagaaaatgctctcattTCCATAAGTCATGAATGCTGGAGCAATTAACcaaaaatacttccctcacacGGGAgacaaaatgacgattttgcccctctatagctggtggaccaaaatagggtgctgaCAAGATGTCAATGCGCATATGTGTATTTAGACATTGCATTGGACCATGCTCTTGGTCTTTCCGATCTCGGCTCCGTTAATTCTACAGTT from Punica granatum isolate Tunisia-2019 chromosome 2, ASM765513v2, whole genome shotgun sequence includes the following:
- the LOC116194434 gene encoding germin-like protein subfamily 1 member 13, which gives rise to MKLFVALLVSALAISSSFAFDPSQLQDICVAVDEPKNAVFVNGKFCKNPNLTVADDFLFRGINIPRNTNNSVGSIVTMVAVDQLPGLNTLGISLARIDYAPSGLNPPHIHPRATEVIMCVQGELYVGFVLSNQLGNRLVTQILKPGDVFVFPFAMIHFQLNIGKTAAVAISSLSSQNPGVITIANAVFGSKPPINSKVLTKAFQVDKKIIDYLQSQFWYNNHS